In the genome of bacterium, the window AATGTTGCCGAGATTGTTCAGCGCGTTGAGATGATCCGGCTCGCGCTCGAGGGCAGCGCGATAGGCCGCGGCGGCCTCGCCGGTTTCCCCGGCGGCGGCGAGCGCCACCCCGAGATTGTAGTAGGTGCCGGCACGGCTGTCGTCGACACGCAGAATCCGACGGTAGGCGTCGATCGCCGCCCGCGGCTCGCCTGCCTGGAGGAGTGCGCTGGCGAGATTGCCGGCTGCTCCCACGTGGTCTGGACGTATGGCGAGGGCCGCCCGGTAACGTTCCGCAGCCTCAGCGTAACGTCCGGCGGCCATGGCGGCAGTCCCCAGGCTGTCTTGCGCCAGCCAGTTGTCGCGGGTCACGGCGGCCGCCCGCCCAAAAACCGTGACATCGTCGCGCCAGAAGCCGACTTGTCGCGTCGCGAGCAGGGCAAAGGCGGCGAGGGCGGTACCCGCGGCCAGGGGGACAACGGCGCCACGGTCTCGCGCGGCCCAGGCGAGCGTCCAGGCGATCGCGAGGAAAGGGCCGATCAACGGAAGATAGGTGTATCGGTCCGCCATGGCCTGACTGCCGACCTGAACCAAGCCGATCATCGGCATCAGCGCGCCCAGGAACCAGAGCCAGCCCACCGCAAGGTGTGGCCTTCGCCGTGCCGCGCGCGCCACGAGGAAGGAGATGATCGCGAGCAGGGCGAGAGCGCCGAGCAGGTGCCACCACGGCGGCGCCGCACGCGGGTAGGGGTAGAAGATCGCCAGGTCAGCGGGCCAGAAGGTCTTGCGCAGGTACGTCGCCAACGCGATGACGGCGTTCGCCGCGCGCCGCGCGAAAGGGAGCGCTTCCCCGTACTCCATGGCCCCGCGTCCCGCCTGGGCGAACAGGGTGACCAACGCAGCCGCAGCCGCCGCCGCAAAGAGCGGGAGCTTTTCCCGCCAGAGCGGCGGGGGCGGAAGGAGTTGTGCCAGCGCGGGAGCGCCGTCCGGGGGCGCGCCTGAAACCGGAGACCACCGCCCGAGCGGCCACCAATCGAGAAGGAGGAGCAGGAAGGGAAGAGCGACCGGCATCGGTTTCGCAAGGAGGGCAAGGGCAAAGAG includes:
- a CDS encoding tetratricopeptide repeat protein is translated as MLTLATFAGVAHNGFISFDDPVYLAANPEVRNGLSARSLGWALTTTQGANWHPLTWVSHLADVTLFGLAPGPHHLVSLGLHAACAVALVLFLRNLTGTLWPAAFAAALFAVHPLHVESVAWAAERKDVLALLFSLLAARAWLRGVRRPAPRHRLASLLLFALALLAKPMPVALPFLLLLLDWWPLGRWSPVSGAPPDGAPALAQLLPPPPLWREKLPLFAAAAAAALVTLFAQAGRGAMEYGEALPFARRAANAVIALATYLRKTFWPADLAIFYPYPRAAPPWWHLLGALALLAIISFLVARAARRRPHLAVGWLWFLGALMPMIGLVQVGSQAMADRYTYLPLIGPFLAIAWTLAWAARDRGAVVPLAAGTALAAFALLATRQVGFWRDDVTVFGRAAAVTRDNWLAQDSLGTAAMAAGRYAEAAERYRAALAIRPDHVGAAGNLASALLQAGEPRAAIDAYRRILRVDDSRAGTYYNLGVALAAAGETGEAAAAYRAALEREPDHLNALNNLGNILDAGGRSAEAMALYRRAVAADPGYAQARFNLGIALGRAGDAAGAAAQFREVLRANPRHARAVAALGDALQLLGRPREAADAYRTALALDPSLTGARSALALLDGPPAPGVRGTAR